One window from the genome of Artemia franciscana chromosome 12, ASM3288406v1, whole genome shotgun sequence encodes:
- the LOC136034044 gene encoding zinc finger protein 345-like isoform X1, with the protein MDTTTSSSYATVKQEVEDNFLNENEQRFEFERIYLSPEQERHPSISGSTESIKAEDDLNCLKVESATDYNEGIKTDRLFCKEHFTSKHGLSSTNQLASANTEPSITLQPFECLYVPLPLDADSTFGSNTIDPNMTCRDEKEQHLGYVSEQKRSKKIHKCSMCIKEFSSGFNLTRHMRAHSGERPYECKVCHKMFSQNNILTRHMRIHNGERPYECEVCNKKFSQKNILANHIRVHNGEKPYECKLCDKKFSASSSLIVHMRMHNVERPYKCLICNKKFSTGSSLTRHNRVHNGERPYECKVCNKMFSRKNVLTIHIRAHTGERPYECKVCDKRFSQNKTLTNHMRVHNGERPYECKVCDKKFSQKKTLTNHIRVHTGERPYECKVCNKKFSQKNVLTNHIRVHTEGPYECKLCNKKFSENKALTNHMRLHNGERPYECHVCNKRYSQKYVLAIHMRVHTGEKPYECKLCHKKFSQKNILTDHMRVHTGERPYDCKVCDKKFSTNSNLTVHMRMHVNVI; encoded by the exons ATGGATACAACCACTTCTTCTAGCTATGCTACTGTGAAAcaag aagTTGAAGACaattttctcaatgaaaatgaacagcgttttgaatttgaaaggATTTATTTATCACCTGAACAAGAAAGACACCCTTCAATTAGCGGGTCAACGGAATCTATAAAGGCAGAAGATGATTTGAATTGTCTGAAAGTAGAGTCAGCTACTGACTATAATGAAG gcATTAAAACGGATCGATTGTTTTGCAAGGAGCACTTCACAAGCAAACATGGTTTATCTTCTACTAATCAATTGGCCAGTGCAAATACAGAACCCAGCATTACTCTTCAACCGTTTGAGTGCCTTTACGTACCACTGCCTTTAGACGCCGATTCTACCTTTGGTTCAAATACTATAGATCCTAATATGACATGTAGAGATGAGAAGGAACAACATTTAGGTTATGTTTCAGAacaaaaacgtagcaaaaagaTTCACAAGTGTAGCATGTGTATTAAAGAGTTTTCATCAGGTTTTAATTTGACTAGACACATGAGGGCACACAGTGGTGAACGACCATATGAATGTAAAGTGTGCCATAAaatgttttctcaaaataatataTTGACTAGACACATGAGAATACATAATGGTGAACGACCGTATGAATGTGAAGTGTGcaataaaaagttttctcagaaaaatattttggctaaTCACATAAGAGTACATAAtggtgaaaaaccatatgaatgtaAATTGTGCGATAAAAAGTTTTCAGCAAGTAGTAGTTTAATTGTTCACATGAGGATGCACAACGTTGAACGACCATATAAGTGTCTCATATgcaataaaaagttttcaacgGGCAGTAGCTTGACTAGACACAATAGGGTACACAATGGTGAACGACCATATGAGTGTAAAGTATGCAACAAAATGTTCTCCCGCAAAAATGTTTTGACTATTCACATACGAGCACATACTGGTGAACGACCATATGAATGTAAAGTGTGTGATAAAAGGTTTTCACAAAATAAGACTTTGACTAATCACATGAGAGTGCATAATGGTGAAAGACCGTATGAATGTAAAGTTTGCGacaaaaagttttctcaaaaaaaaactttgactaATCACATAAGAGTACATACTGGTGAAAGACCATATGAATGTAAGGTGTGtaataaaaagttttctcaaaaaaatgttttgactaATCACATAAGAGTACACACTGAGGGACCATATGAATGTAAATTGTGCAATAAAaagttttcagaaaataagGCTTTGACAAATCACATGAGACTACATAATGGTGAGAGACCATATGAATGTCATGTTTGCAATAAAAGGTATTCTCAAAAGTATGTTCTGGCTATTCATATGAGAGTGCATACtggtgaaaaaccatatgaGTGTAAACTGTGCCATAAAAAGTTttctcagaaaaatattttgactgaTCACATGAGAGTACATACTGGTGAAAGACCATATGACTGTAAAGTATGCgataaaaagttttcaacaaaTAGTAATTTGACTGTTCACATGAGGATGCATGTGAACGTaatataa